The proteins below come from a single Halostagnicola larsenii XH-48 genomic window:
- the pheS gene encoding phenylalanine--tRNA ligase subunit alpha, whose amino-acid sequence MKLPHAQAAVVETASADEAQSVDALAAATDLPPETVTGAVFELEEEGLVAVEERVDETVSITEEGREYVEEGLPEVRLYEAALEAGADADPVSMGQVIGASGLEGQAVDIALSNYARKGYGSIDSGEITADPDADPGTDSEANALGELADVTGSDGEESPVDSLETDAETIDTLERRDLLERSETTVRSATLTELGVTELMAGIETAETVGQVTPELLTSGDWEDAAFAEYNVEADAEPAQSGKTHILRQTADRVKDVLVGMGFQEMEGPHVDADFWINDCLFMPQDHPARTHWDRFALAQPTHIDDLPADLVDRVERAHREGVGADGEGYHSPWDEDFARALALRGHTTSLSARYLSGEEIGDLEPPQRFFSVEKVYRNDTLDPTHLLEFFQIEGWVMAEDLSVRDLMGTFEEFYAQFGITDIEFKPHYNPYTEPSFELFGTHPTTGELVEIGNSGIFREEMLEPLGVDCDVMAWGLALERLLMLMYGFEDIRDIHGTLCDLELLRETEVTY is encoded by the coding sequence ATGAAACTCCCACACGCACAGGCCGCGGTCGTCGAGACCGCGAGCGCAGACGAGGCACAGTCCGTCGACGCCCTCGCTGCGGCGACCGACCTCCCTCCGGAGACCGTGACCGGCGCGGTCTTCGAACTCGAGGAGGAGGGGCTGGTCGCCGTCGAGGAACGGGTCGACGAAACGGTATCGATCACCGAGGAGGGCCGCGAGTACGTCGAGGAGGGCCTTCCCGAGGTTCGACTCTACGAGGCCGCACTCGAGGCCGGTGCCGACGCCGACCCCGTCTCGATGGGACAGGTCATCGGCGCGTCCGGGCTCGAGGGCCAGGCGGTCGACATCGCGCTGTCGAACTACGCCCGGAAGGGGTACGGCTCGATCGACAGCGGCGAGATCACCGCCGATCCCGACGCCGATCCCGGGACGGATTCGGAGGCGAACGCGCTCGGAGAACTCGCGGACGTAACGGGAAGCGACGGTGAGGAATCGCCCGTCGACTCCCTCGAGACGGACGCGGAAACGATCGACACTCTCGAGCGTCGGGACTTACTCGAGCGCAGCGAGACGACCGTTCGCTCCGCGACGTTGACCGAACTCGGCGTCACGGAACTGATGGCGGGGATCGAGACTGCAGAGACCGTCGGACAGGTCACGCCCGAACTGCTCACCAGCGGCGACTGGGAAGACGCGGCGTTCGCCGAGTACAACGTCGAAGCCGACGCGGAGCCGGCTCAAAGCGGCAAGACACACATCCTGCGTCAGACTGCGGATCGCGTAAAAGACGTTCTCGTCGGCATGGGCTTTCAGGAGATGGAAGGCCCCCACGTCGACGCGGACTTCTGGATCAACGACTGTCTGTTCATGCCCCAGGACCACCCCGCGCGGACCCACTGGGATCGGTTCGCCTTAGCGCAGCCGACCCACATCGACGACCTGCCCGCGGATCTGGTCGACCGCGTCGAGCGCGCCCACCGCGAGGGCGTCGGAGCGGACGGGGAGGGCTATCACTCGCCGTGGGACGAGGACTTCGCGCGTGCGCTCGCGCTTCGCGGACACACGACCTCGCTTTCGGCGCGATACCTCTCCGGCGAGGAGATCGGCGACCTCGAGCCGCCCCAGCGATTCTTCAGCGTCGAGAAGGTCTACCGCAACGATACGCTCGATCCGACGCACCTGCTCGAGTTCTTCCAGATCGAGGGCTGGGTGATGGCCGAAGACCTCTCCGTTCGCGACCTGATGGGTACCTTCGAGGAGTTCTACGCCCAGTTCGGGATCACGGATATCGAGTTCAAGCCACACTATAACCCGTACACGGAGCCGAGCTTCGAACTGTTCGGGACGCATCCGACGACGGGCGAGCTCGTCGAGATCGGTAATTCGGGCATCTTCCGCGAAGAAATGCTCGAGCCCCTCGGCGTCGACTGTGACGTAATGGCGTGGGGGCTGGCCTTGGAGCGTCTGCTGATGTTGATGTACGGCTTCGAGGACATCCGCGACATCCACGGCACGCTGTGTGATCTGGAACTGCTGCGAGAGACGGAGGTGACTTACTGA
- a CDS encoding endonuclease NucS domain-containing protein produces MIDDAIRVLAGDCTVITDGTAREEYRGRVTTLVKPDNTVLVHDIDGYQPVAWLTRADSVSSDRSDGFTLVAKKDTQTLRIAAHEQDGFAHYPASAAGTPVGDCPDCGGALVRSSGVDCVNCGTRYGVPSDATIREDSCDCGLPKMRVERGLAFNVCLDRQCESLDDAVTEAFDREWDCPESGCEGDLRILRRGGLLAGCEHYPDCDTGFRVPSGVVDGECRCGLPTFSTPSGTRCLDATCEGVLEQPPKATSGD; encoded by the coding sequence ATGATCGACGACGCAATCCGCGTGCTCGCGGGCGATTGTACCGTAATCACCGACGGAACGGCTCGAGAGGAGTACCGCGGTCGCGTGACGACGCTCGTCAAGCCTGACAACACCGTTCTCGTCCACGATATCGACGGCTACCAGCCGGTCGCGTGGTTGACCCGGGCCGACAGCGTCTCGAGCGACCGTTCGGACGGCTTCACGCTCGTGGCGAAAAAGGACACCCAGACGCTTCGGATCGCGGCCCACGAACAGGACGGCTTCGCCCATTACCCCGCCTCTGCGGCCGGTACGCCGGTTGGTGACTGTCCCGACTGCGGCGGTGCACTCGTGCGCTCGAGCGGCGTCGACTGTGTGAACTGTGGAACCCGCTACGGCGTGCCGTCCGACGCGACGATCCGCGAGGACAGTTGTGACTGCGGCCTCCCCAAAATGCGCGTCGAACGCGGACTGGCGTTCAACGTCTGTCTCGATCGCCAGTGCGAGTCGCTCGACGACGCGGTCACGGAGGCGTTCGACCGCGAGTGGGACTGCCCCGAATCCGGGTGTGAAGGCGACCTGCGAATCCTGAGACGCGGCGGCCTGCTCGCCGGCTGCGAGCACTACCCCGACTGCGACACCGGTTTTCGTGTGCCATCGGGGGTCGTCGACGGCGAGTGCCGATGCGGCCTCCCGACGTTCAGCACTCCCAGCGGCACGCGCTGTCTCGACGCGACCTGCGAGGGAGTGCTCGAGCAGCCGCCCAAAGCCACTAGCGGCGACTAA
- a CDS encoding non-histone chromosomal MC1 family protein, whose translation MVREDGKRNFALRTSNGDEESVFSGNTPRQAALKAARRLEAGSSEDAAERVTLRLREKGTDKVHIYDGWAWEETAPDDKPDWMPGEITEANVAKQGIEHLDE comes from the coding sequence ATGGTACGTGAAGATGGTAAGCGGAACTTTGCACTGCGCACGTCTAACGGAGATGAGGAGAGCGTCTTCTCCGGGAACACACCTCGGCAGGCCGCACTCAAAGCGGCACGGCGACTCGAGGCCGGCTCGAGCGAGGATGCCGCCGAGCGAGTTACACTTCGGCTTCGAGAGAAGGGGACGGACAAAGTCCATATCTACGACGGCTGGGCCTGGGAGGAAACCGCGCCGGACGACAAGCCGGACTGGATGCCGGGCGAGATCACGGAAGCGAACGTGGCAAAGCAGGGAATCGAACACCTCGACGAATAA
- a CDS encoding tryptophan--tRNA ligase has protein sequence MTGDEPLEEPEELRTDGGERSSSDLRSDGGAAGADDVALDPWGSSSVSDYRNLFEEFGIEEFDEILPEVPNPHYLLRRGVIFGHRDYRPVAEAMRNDEPFAALSGFMPTGDPHIGHKLVFDEIIWHQQQGADAYGLIADLEAHAARGLTWDEIDEHSRNYLLSLLALGFDPEEGDLYRQSTNREVQDLAFELGAEANFSEFEAIYGFDGETDVSHMQSVVTQMADILYPQLEEPKPTVIPVGPDQDPHVRLARDLAERMRFFKVSKAYASFELDDDERELVAAYYERLDPADFDDDALRCVHVADELERTPLEELDVSPDTLGSVVSKLSEAGKEPVRPRTRFFDRRATDDAFEALIDAIDGEKRVYESHIDAFDLDLEDAESLAKAVEVENGGYGFVPPSSIYHRFMTGLTGGKMSSSIEASHISLLDDPQEGYDKVKSATTGGRETAEKQRELGGRADECPVYELYAYLLAGDDDEFAKEVYDECVDGDRLCGGCKEQAAELMRDFLANHQEKREEVEDLLEQADIELESPRRG, from the coding sequence ATGACCGGAGACGAGCCACTCGAGGAGCCCGAGGAACTGAGAACGGACGGCGGTGAGCGGTCCTCGTCGGACCTCCGCTCCGACGGTGGAGCCGCAGGTGCTGATGACGTTGCGCTGGATCCGTGGGGTTCCTCGAGCGTCTCCGACTACCGGAATCTCTTCGAGGAGTTCGGCATCGAGGAGTTCGACGAAATTCTCCCGGAGGTGCCGAACCCGCACTATCTGTTGCGCCGGGGGGTCATCTTCGGCCACCGGGATTACCGGCCCGTCGCCGAGGCGATGCGCAACGACGAGCCGTTTGCTGCCCTCTCCGGGTTCATGCCGACGGGGGATCCCCACATCGGCCACAAACTCGTTTTCGACGAGATCATCTGGCACCAACAGCAGGGAGCCGACGCGTACGGCCTCATCGCAGATCTCGAGGCTCACGCCGCCCGCGGGCTGACCTGGGACGAGATCGACGAGCACAGCCGGAACTATCTGCTCTCCTTGCTCGCGCTCGGATTCGATCCCGAGGAGGGCGACCTGTATCGTCAGTCGACCAACCGCGAGGTGCAGGATCTGGCGTTCGAACTCGGCGCGGAGGCGAACTTCTCGGAGTTCGAGGCGATCTACGGCTTCGACGGCGAAACCGACGTCTCGCACATGCAAAGCGTCGTGACCCAGATGGCCGACATCCTCTACCCGCAACTCGAGGAGCCGAAGCCGACCGTGATCCCCGTCGGCCCCGATCAGGACCCCCACGTCAGGCTGGCTCGAGACCTCGCCGAGCGGATGCGATTCTTCAAGGTCTCGAAGGCCTACGCGAGTTTCGAACTCGACGACGACGAACGCGAACTCGTCGCGGCGTACTACGAGCGGCTCGATCCGGCGGATTTCGACGACGACGCGCTTCGCTGCGTGCACGTTGCCGACGAACTCGAACGGACGCCGCTCGAGGAACTCGACGTGTCGCCCGACACCCTGGGTTCGGTCGTCTCGAAGCTTTCCGAGGCTGGCAAGGAGCCGGTTCGCCCGCGAACGCGTTTTTTCGATCGGCGGGCGACCGACGACGCCTTCGAGGCGCTCATCGACGCGATCGACGGCGAAAAGCGCGTCTACGAGAGCCACATCGACGCCTTCGACCTCGACCTCGAGGATGCCGAGTCGCTCGCGAAGGCGGTCGAAGTCGAGAACGGCGGCTACGGATTCGTGCCGCCGTCGTCGATCTACCACCGGTTCATGACCGGTCTGACCGGCGGCAAGATGTCCTCGTCGATCGAAGCCTCCCACATCTCCTTGCTCGACGACCCACAGGAGGGCTACGACAAGGTCAAGTCGGCGACGACCGGCGGTCGCGAGACGGCCGAAAAACAGCGCGAACTCGGCGGACGAGCGGACGAGTGTCCGGTCTACGAGCTGTACGCCTACCTGCTCGCGGGCGACGACGACGAGTTCGCGAAGGAGGTCTACGACGAGTGCGTCGACGGCGACCGGCTCTGTGGCGGCTGCAAGGAACAGGCCGCCGAACTGATGCGAGACTTTCTCGCGAATCACCAGGAAAAGCGCGAGGAGGTCGAGGACTTGCTCGAGCAAGCGGATATCGAACTCGAATCGCCCCGACGCGGGTAG
- the endA gene encoding tRNA-intron lyase, which yields MTLEGRFDEDAGVVRVGADARQRYHDARGYGYPLEGNEIALAPVEAAHLLYRGDLEAVVDDGDRLAFRDLLAREPGTDFGVRFLVYADLRSRGFYLSPAAEPWVTDPPDGDFAVFPRGKGPGDGEVAYALRVIGERTDIPAAALEESVLAVVDEESEITYFDVNPREPTGSSATIDSVRGVDADLLADRVVVWEPPADLYETAFYGQPLEGREYDRPTLQCSLLEAAHLAERGVLDLESSVVRERGRAVEGERFDRRLRVYETLRGRGVVPKTGYKFGADFRTYADVDSVDNLGHSELLIRVLSGDHVFEPRDLALDVRLAHGVRKTMVFALVDGESVEWWSLERLTP from the coding sequence ATGACACTCGAGGGTCGGTTCGACGAGGATGCGGGCGTCGTCAGGGTCGGCGCGGACGCGCGCCAGCGCTATCACGACGCACGGGGCTACGGCTATCCGCTCGAGGGCAACGAAATCGCGCTCGCGCCCGTCGAAGCGGCACACTTGCTCTATCGCGGCGATCTCGAGGCGGTCGTCGACGACGGGGACCGACTCGCGTTCCGGGACCTGCTCGCCCGCGAGCCCGGCACCGATTTCGGGGTTCGATTCCTCGTGTACGCCGACCTGCGCTCGAGGGGTTTCTATCTCTCGCCCGCTGCGGAGCCGTGGGTGACCGATCCGCCTGATGGCGATTTTGCGGTGTTTCCCCGCGGCAAGGGACCCGGCGACGGCGAGGTTGCCTACGCGCTGCGAGTGATCGGCGAGCGAACCGACATTCCGGCCGCGGCCCTCGAGGAGAGCGTCCTCGCCGTCGTCGACGAGGAGAGTGAGATCACGTACTTCGACGTGAACCCGAGGGAGCCGACCGGAAGCTCCGCGACGATCGATTCGGTCCGGGGAGTCGACGCCGACCTGCTCGCCGATCGGGTCGTCGTCTGGGAGCCGCCGGCGGATCTCTACGAGACAGCCTTCTACGGCCAACCGCTCGAGGGCCGGGAATACGACCGGCCGACGCTGCAGTGTTCCCTGCTCGAGGCGGCTCACCTCGCGGAGCGGGGGGTCCTCGACCTCGAGTCGTCGGTCGTTCGCGAGCGGGGGCGGGCGGTCGAAGGCGAGCGATTCGATCGGCGACTTCGGGTGTACGAAACGTTGCGCGGGCGCGGCGTCGTTCCGAAGACGGGCTACAAGTTCGGGGCTGACTTTCGGACCTACGCCGACGTCGATTCGGTCGATAATCTGGGCCACTCCGAGTTGCTGATCCGGGTGCTCTCCGGGGATCACGTCTTCGAACCGCGAGACCTCGCGCTTGACGTTCGGCTCGCCCACGGCGTTCGGAAGACGATGGTGTTCGCGCTCGTGGACGGCGAGTCGGTCGAGTGGTGGTCGCTCGAGCGACTTACACCGTAG
- the pheT gene encoding phenylalanine--tRNA ligase subunit beta, with protein MPTVEIDPDELRELTSADEKSDDDLIEDLFGLGLEFEGRTEDDEFELEFAPDRLDRLSVEGVARSLRYQYGDDRGVYVPNTNSPEWTITVDDAVPDERPYVTGAVVRGVNLDEDALDSLIQLQEKLHATMGRKRAKGAIGIHDLTMLKGSSAGDADSSVRYTGIASDGDRFVPLDSDQEMTPADVLSEHPTGETYADLVRDTERYPAIYDELGLFSFPPVINGRRTEVSTDSRDLFVELTGTDQWTIDKMCAIICYALSARGGTIEEVTVAYPERELVRPDLSLETKTVAHDRIETILGIDLDPEEVIDLAERAGLEAETEENEADDLTYEMTIPPYRVDVLHPMDLIDDLGRAYGFNELEPRYPDVGTVGGRHERSRLEDATRRSLVGLGFEDLLNFHMINEAENFDRLSIPTLDDDGADEAVYGVGEPATIKEPYSEDYTMLRTWVLPSLVMVLERNTHRSYPQDLAEIGFAAEIDESENTGVAERRSVGAVLARHDAAYEDAKGRLQTLVRDFGGDLETPPTEHPSFIDGRTAAVVIDGEEVGVIGELHPKVLVEHDLEVPVAAFEFDLEALN; from the coding sequence ATGCCCACGGTCGAAATCGATCCCGACGAACTGCGCGAGTTAACCAGCGCCGACGAAAAGAGCGACGACGACCTGATCGAGGACCTGTTCGGACTCGGTCTGGAGTTCGAGGGCCGAACCGAGGACGACGAGTTCGAACTCGAATTCGCGCCCGACCGGCTCGACCGCCTCTCCGTCGAAGGCGTCGCCCGATCGCTTCGCTACCAGTACGGCGACGATCGGGGCGTCTACGTGCCGAACACGAACTCGCCCGAGTGGACGATCACCGTCGACGATGCGGTGCCAGACGAGCGACCGTACGTCACGGGCGCGGTCGTCCGCGGCGTGAATCTAGACGAGGACGCGTTGGATTCGCTCATCCAGTTGCAAGAAAAGCTCCACGCGACGATGGGCCGCAAGCGCGCGAAAGGGGCGATCGGTATCCACGATCTCACCATGCTCAAGGGGAGTTCGGCCGGGGACGCCGACTCGAGCGTACGCTACACCGGCATTGCTTCCGACGGCGACCGGTTCGTTCCGCTGGATTCGGACCAGGAAATGACGCCCGCGGACGTGCTCTCCGAGCACCCCACCGGCGAAACCTACGCCGACCTCGTTCGTGATACCGAGCGCTATCCGGCGATTTACGACGAACTCGGACTGTTTTCGTTCCCGCCGGTGATCAACGGTCGGCGCACCGAGGTTTCGACGGACTCGCGGGACCTGTTCGTCGAACTGACCGGCACCGATCAGTGGACGATCGACAAGATGTGCGCGATCATCTGCTACGCGCTGAGCGCCCGCGGCGGCACCATCGAGGAGGTGACCGTCGCGTATCCAGAGCGCGAACTCGTTCGACCCGATCTCTCTCTCGAGACCAAGACCGTCGCCCACGACCGCATCGAGACGATTCTCGGTATCGACCTCGATCCCGAGGAAGTCATCGATCTGGCCGAGCGGGCGGGACTCGAGGCCGAGACGGAGGAAAACGAAGCTGATGACCTCACGTACGAGATGACGATTCCGCCCTACCGCGTCGACGTGCTCCATCCGATGGATCTCATCGACGACCTCGGGCGGGCCTACGGCTTCAACGAGCTCGAGCCGCGATACCCCGACGTGGGGACCGTCGGCGGTCGACACGAACGCAGTCGCCTCGAGGACGCGACTCGTCGGAGTCTCGTCGGGCTCGGATTCGAGGACCTGCTCAACTTCCACATGATCAACGAGGCGGAGAACTTCGATCGGCTGTCGATCCCGACTCTCGACGACGACGGTGCGGACGAGGCCGTCTACGGAGTCGGCGAGCCCGCTACGATCAAAGAACCCTACAGCGAGGACTACACCATGCTCCGGACCTGGGTGCTGCCCTCGCTGGTGATGGTCCTTGAGCGAAACACCCACCGCTCGTATCCCCAGGACCTCGCGGAGATCGGCTTCGCGGCCGAGATCGACGAATCGGAAAACACGGGCGTCGCCGAACGTCGAAGCGTCGGTGCCGTGCTCGCTCGCCACGATGCGGCCTACGAGGACGCGAAAGGACGACTCCAGACGCTCGTCCGGGACTTCGGTGGCGACCTCGAGACGCCCCCGACCGAACACCCGTCGTTCATCGACGGACGAACCGCCGCGGTCGTCATCGACGGCGAGGAAGTCGGCGTGATCGGCGAACTTCACCCAAAGGTGCTCGTCGAACACGACCTCGAGGTTCCAGTTGCGGCGTTCGAGTTCGATCTCGAGGCGCTGAACTGA